In a single window of the Heliangelus exortis chromosome 1, bHelExo1.hap1, whole genome shotgun sequence genome:
- the TMEM139 gene encoding transmembrane protein 139, whose protein sequence is MWLETHWRNIRQALLLLFTAGLLTGVTLLAISSNTNPVGYFFLGVGGVCLVGYLLSVFVECYLKNQHQRDADETPPNRQNQAGVNAAYEAPTYEEVMTMSVPAIWTITSNTGIVSSPLNEPPPYSVVTGSSAPEDTTIEALSMSVVSETRHNSETDTSSRMQLQLVLPPRLQRFVSDIHEGKGAEDRLEPLEPLTPPPTYESVINDEIFEDVFQPSVS, encoded by the exons ATGTGGTTAGAGACACACTGGAGGAACATCCGCCAAGCCTTGTTGCTTCTTTTCACTGCTGGCCTTCTCACCGGGGTCACCCTGCTGGCCATTTCATCTAACACCAATCCAGTAGGTTATTTCTTCCTAGGGGTAGGGGGAGTGTGCCTGGTTGGCTATTTGCTGAGTGTGTTTGTCGAGTGCTACCTGAAGAATCAGCATCAGCGTGACGCAGATGAGACACCtccaaacagacaaaaccaagCAGG GGTGAATGCTGCCTATGAAGCACCCACCTATGAGGAGGTGATGACCATGTCAGTTCCAGCAATATGGACGATTACATCCAACACAGGCATAGTGTCCTCACCACTGAATGAGCCTCCTCCATACAGTGTTGTTACTGGATCATCTGCCCCAGAAGACACTACGATTGAAGCTCTCAGCATGTCTGTGGTATCAGAAACAAGGCACAACTCTGAGACTGACACAAGCTCCAGGATGCAGTTGCAGCTGGTACTGCCACCAAGGCTGCAGCGCTTTGTTTCAGACATCCATGAAGGGAAAGGTGCTGAAGACAGGCTTGAGCCACTGGAGCCACTCACTCCACCACCTACTTATGAGAGTGTCATCAACGATGAGATCTTTGAAGATGTTTTCCAGCCCTCTGTATCGTGA
- the CASP2 gene encoding caspase-2 isoform X1, with protein sequence MLVACGMRRRHQEALKKNRVMLAKQLVLNELMEHLIEKDIITAEMVEMIQAKSGSFSQNVEFLNLLPKRGPSAFSAFCEALRETKQQHLEEAILRTASELSHGLERLEQCYGSNLPLPTSESCNSKRPRWIEPMEHSLDNGDGPSVPPVKYCTPEFYHDHWHLAYKLISEPRGLALIISNVHFSSVKDLEYRAGGEVDCISLEMLFKHLGYQVTVLHDQSAQEMQNALERFSKLPDHQDVDSCIVALLSHGVEGAIYGSDGKLLQLQEAFRLFDNANCPNLQNKPKMFFIQACRGDEIDRGVDQRDGKEWSESTGCEESDANKEKNLKLRLPMCSDMICGYACLKGTAAMRNTKRGSWYIEALTAVFAEDSRDTHVADMLVKVNKQIKQREGYAPGTEFHRCKEMSEYCSTLCQDLYLFPGYLPGK encoded by the exons ATGCTGGTGGCCTGCGGCATGCGGCGGCGTCACCAGGAAGCGCTGAAGAAGAACCGGGTGATGCTGGCGAAGCAGCTGGTGCTGAATGAGCTGATGGAGCATTTGATAGAGAAGGACATCATCACCGCCGAGATGGTGGAAATGATACAG GCTAAGTCTGGAAGCTTCAGCCAAAATGTGGAATTCCTCAATTTGCTGCCCAAAAGAGGCCCTAGTGCCTTCTCAGCATTTTGTGAAGCTCTACGAGAAACCAAACAGCAGCATCTGGAGGAAGCGATCTTGAGGACCGCATCTGAACTGAGCCATGGGCTTGAAAGG CTTGAACAATGTTATGGATCAAATCTTCCACTCCCTACCAGTGAATCATGTAACTCAAAGAGACCACGCTGGATTG AACCAATGGAACATTCCTTGGATAATGGAGATGGTCCCTCAGTTCCTCCAGTGAAGTACTGCACTCCTGAATTTTATCATGATCATTGGCACTTG gCATATAAACTGATCTCAGAGCCCCGAGGCTTAGCACTTATTATCAGCAATGTCCATTTCAGCAGTGTGAAGGACTTGGAGTATCGTGCAGGAGGAGAGGTGGACTGTATTTCCCTGGAGATGCTTTTCAAGCATCTTGGATATCAAGTGACTGTCCTTCATGATCAGTCAGCACAG gaGATGCAGAATGCATTGGAGAGATTCTCTAAGTTGCCAGATCATCAGGATGTAGATTCCTGTATTGTAGCTTTACTTTCCCATGGTGTGGAAGGTGCAATTTATGGCAGTGATGGCAAACTACTTCAG TTGCAGGAGGCTTTCCGTCTCTTTGATAATGCAAACTGTCCAAATCTCCAGAATAAGCCCAAAATGTTCTTTATTCAGGCCTGCCGGGGAG ATGAGATAGACCGGGGAGTGGATCAAAGAGATGGGAAAGAATGGTCAGAATCCACAGGCTGTGAAGAAAGTgatgcaaacaaagaaaaaaatctcaagctTCGTCTGCCCATGTGCTCTGATATGATCTGTGGATATGCTTGTCTGAAAG GCACTGCTGCCATGCGAAACACCAAACGTGGATCCTGGTACATAGAGGCTCtcactgctgtgtttgcagaggACTCCCGGGACACTCATGTGGCTGATATGTTGGTGAAG GTGAATAAGCAAATCAAGCAACGAGAAGGTTATGCCCCAGGCACAGAATTTCACCGCTGCAAGGAAATGTCAGAATATTGTAGCACACTCTGTCAAGATCTTTACCTGTTTCCTGGCTATCTGCCAGGAAAATAA
- the CASP2 gene encoding caspase-2 isoform X2, with amino-acid sequence MLVACGMRRRHQEALKKNRVMLAKQLVLNELMEHLIEKDIITAEMVEMIQAKSGSFSQNVEFLNLLPKRGPSAFSAFCEALRETKQQHLEEAILRTASELSHGLERLEQCYGSNLPLPTSESCNSKRPRWIEPMEHSLDNGDGPSVPPVKYCTPEFYHDHWHLAYKLISEPRGLALIISNVHFSSVKDLEYRAGGEVDCISLEMLFKHLGYQVTVLHDQSAQEMQNALERFSKLPDHQDVDSCIVALLSHGVEGAIYGSDGKLLQLQEAFRLFDNANCPNLQNKPKMFFIQACRGGVSGTHIHLPLPCCCHCICCSMR; translated from the exons ATGCTGGTGGCCTGCGGCATGCGGCGGCGTCACCAGGAAGCGCTGAAGAAGAACCGGGTGATGCTGGCGAAGCAGCTGGTGCTGAATGAGCTGATGGAGCATTTGATAGAGAAGGACATCATCACCGCCGAGATGGTGGAAATGATACAG GCTAAGTCTGGAAGCTTCAGCCAAAATGTGGAATTCCTCAATTTGCTGCCCAAAAGAGGCCCTAGTGCCTTCTCAGCATTTTGTGAAGCTCTACGAGAAACCAAACAGCAGCATCTGGAGGAAGCGATCTTGAGGACCGCATCTGAACTGAGCCATGGGCTTGAAAGG CTTGAACAATGTTATGGATCAAATCTTCCACTCCCTACCAGTGAATCATGTAACTCAAAGAGACCACGCTGGATTG AACCAATGGAACATTCCTTGGATAATGGAGATGGTCCCTCAGTTCCTCCAGTGAAGTACTGCACTCCTGAATTTTATCATGATCATTGGCACTTG gCATATAAACTGATCTCAGAGCCCCGAGGCTTAGCACTTATTATCAGCAATGTCCATTTCAGCAGTGTGAAGGACTTGGAGTATCGTGCAGGAGGAGAGGTGGACTGTATTTCCCTGGAGATGCTTTTCAAGCATCTTGGATATCAAGTGACTGTCCTTCATGATCAGTCAGCACAG gaGATGCAGAATGCATTGGAGAGATTCTCTAAGTTGCCAGATCATCAGGATGTAGATTCCTGTATTGTAGCTTTACTTTCCCATGGTGTGGAAGGTGCAATTTATGGCAGTGATGGCAAACTACTTCAG TTGCAGGAGGCTTTCCGTCTCTTTGATAATGCAAACTGTCCAAATCTCCAGAATAAGCCCAAAATGTTCTTTATTCAGGCCTGCCGGGGAG GTGTAAGTGGGACCCATATtcacctccctctgccctgctgctgccactgcatCTGTTGCTCT ATGAGATAG